The Desulfurella sp. genome segment CGTGGTCATTGAGGAAGTAGGTTTAAGAGAAGGCTTACAAAGCAATAGCAAATTACTTTCTATAGTAGAAAAAAGTAATATTGTGGAAAAATTAATAGAAGCGGGTATAAAAAGAATAGAGTTGGGGTCTTTTGTTAATCCTAGGAAGGTGCCTCAAATGGAAGGAATAGAAGAGTTATTTAAAATATTTAATAATACAAAAGAGGTAGAATTTTCTGCTCTTGCATTAAATTTAAAAGGTGTATATCGTGCAATAGATTCGGGGGTTAAGATTTTAAACGTTTCTATTTCTGCAAGCAACTCTCATCAAAAAGAAAATACTGGTAAAACTATCCCAGAGTCACTAGACGAGCTTTTAACTATGATTGAGACTGGTTATAAAAATAACATATCAATATATGCTGGTATACAAGCAGTGTTTGGTTGTTATATAGAAGGCCAAATACCTTTAGAAAGAGTACAAAAAATAGCCAAAATTCTCATAGACACAAATAAAATTGATGGACTAAGATTGTCTGATACAGCAGGTTTTGCTACACCTGGCCAAATAATTGAAGTTATAGATAAAATCAATTCAATTGCATCAAATATACCAATAATACTTCATTTACATGATACCTTTGGTATGGGATTAGTAAATATATTAGCCGCAATCAATAAAGGAGTATACTTTTTTGATAGTTCTATAGCTGGAGTAGGAGGTTGTCCATTCATGAAAAATGCACCGGGTAATATTTCAACAGAAGATTTGGTATTTATGTTACAATCTCTTGGATATCTCAAAGAAATTAACTTTAGAAAGTTATGTGCATGTGCAAATCATATATCAACAATTTACCAACAGCAATTTTCTGGAAGAATATGTAATTATATAAAAATTCTAAATCAATTAAATTTATATGAGGCATAAAAATGGTAGAAACTCTTACATCAATTAAGAAAGCTTTTAAAATAATAAATTGTTTTACAGAACGCGAACCAGAGTTAAGTTTGGTTCAAATATATAATAAAACAAGCATTTCTAAGCCAAGCATTTTACGATTATGCAATACTTTAATAGAGGAAGAATTTTTAGTTAAAGATTTGGATTCAGGAAAATATAGATTAGGCCCAAAAATGGTTAATTTGTGGCAAATATACAATTCTAGCAATGCATCAGCAAAAGATATC includes the following:
- a CDS encoding hydroxymethylglutaryl-CoA lyase, producing MVIEEVGLREGLQSNSKLLSIVEKSNIVEKLIEAGIKRIELGSFVNPRKVPQMEGIEELFKIFNNTKEVEFSALALNLKGVYRAIDSGVKILNVSISASNSHQKENTGKTIPESLDELLTMIETGYKNNISIYAGIQAVFGCYIEGQIPLERVQKIAKILIDTNKIDGLRLSDTAGFATPGQIIEVIDKINSIASNIPIILHLHDTFGMGLVNILAAINKGVYFFDSSIAGVGGCPFMKNAPGNISTEDLVFMLQSLGYLKEINFRKLCACANHISTIYQQQFSGRICNYIKILNQLNLYEA